One segment of Nostoc piscinale CENA21 DNA contains the following:
- a CDS encoding phage tail sheath subtilisin-like domain-containing protein, with protein MVNVFSSFLSPGVRVTETTQGYRNLEIASHSHTYMIGSGATGNFNNPTQVTSLADFTNVFGSSPSTDEVKLFFRNNRRGILYFVRTQIAQRNEITIATAAAGAYTVTINGTAVTYTAPASPTPTLQNVADGVLAAINANSTVSAAVVATPGSATSRVFVRSRVPSVTFTLTATTANLTQAAATPTTPIAADYVYAIENSFDAADEWPQGFLICPDAFMLLTAQSDRLAVGNAMHALASDELFDWVALVDSGPGLTPAQAKTEGELYVSPQGHLAFYWPYLTDLENATVAPSAAVAAIATLRYKEQGFQEPPAGAQYPIQGVLDVVTRINTQVQDTLNPSGINVIRNLRNKGVVIWGMRTRASDDLYKQVSQRVIMNTINGTLRRGFDNFLFTAIDGYGILLNAMSQTASAALESIWRGKALFGATPVEAFEVKCDFENNTPALLSQGNVIMEVYVVTSPALEKLLINTIKVSIGTLPLNQEQIDVTTLEQA; from the coding sequence ATGGTTAATGTCTTCAGTTCATTCCTGTCTCCCGGCGTTCGTGTTACAGAAACGACCCAGGGATATAGGAACTTAGAGATTGCCTCTCATAGCCACACCTACATGATTGGCTCCGGGGCAACTGGCAACTTCAATAATCCCACCCAGGTAACTAGCCTCGCGGACTTTACTAATGTCTTCGGGTCGTCCCCCAGCACTGATGAAGTAAAACTATTCTTCCGCAACAACCGCCGGGGCATTTTGTACTTTGTACGTACCCAAATCGCCCAGCGTAATGAGATTACCATTGCTACTGCTGCGGCTGGTGCATACACAGTCACTATTAATGGTACGGCAGTAACATACACCGCCCCCGCATCTCCTACACCTACACTACAAAACGTAGCTGATGGTGTGCTGGCTGCAATCAATGCAAACTCTACTGTATCTGCCGCTGTTGTAGCCACACCTGGCTCTGCTACTTCTAGAGTATTTGTACGCTCCCGCGTTCCCAGTGTAACTTTCACTCTCACAGCCACCACAGCTAACTTAACTCAAGCCGCCGCTACCCCCACTACACCAATAGCAGCGGATTATGTTTATGCAATAGAGAATAGCTTTGATGCAGCAGATGAGTGGCCACAGGGGTTCCTTATTTGCCCAGATGCTTTTATGCTTCTAACTGCTCAAAGCGATCGCCTGGCAGTTGGTAATGCAATGCACGCCTTGGCTAGTGATGAGTTGTTTGATTGGGTTGCACTAGTGGACTCTGGCCCCGGCTTAACACCAGCACAAGCTAAGACTGAAGGTGAGTTGTATGTTTCGCCGCAGGGTCATTTAGCATTCTACTGGCCCTACCTTACTGACTTGGAAAACGCAACTGTAGCTCCATCAGCAGCTGTTGCGGCCATAGCCACACTCAGATATAAGGAACAGGGATTCCAGGAACCACCTGCGGGCGCACAATACCCAATCCAGGGTGTATTAGATGTAGTCACCAGAATCAACACCCAAGTTCAAGACACTTTAAACCCTAGTGGTATTAATGTGATTCGCAACTTACGCAACAAGGGTGTAGTGATTTGGGGTATGCGTACTCGCGCTAGTGATGACCTGTATAAGCAAGTTTCCCAGCGCGTCATTATGAATACCATCAACGGTACGCTGCGCCGGGGCTTTGACAACTTCCTATTCACTGCAATTGATGGTTATGGCATTTTGCTCAACGCGATGAGCCAAACCGCTAGTGCTGCATTAGAAAGCATCTGGCGTGGTAAGGCACTGTTTGGAGCTACACCTGTAGAGGCATTTGAAGTTAAATGCGACTTTGAGAACAATACGCCTGCGCTGCTTTCTCAGGGCAACGTGATTATGGAAGTTTATGTAGTCACATCTCCAGCACTTGAAAAGCTGCTCATTAACACCATCAAGGTGTCTATTGGCACGTTACCACTGAATCAAGAGCAAATTGACGTAACAACCCTTGAGCAAGCATAG
- a CDS encoding LysM peptidoglycan-binding domain-containing protein yields the protein MSTVPLKQGDTLVKLANDILDDYRAWREFAQINKIDIFDDLPIGENIRIPDREELKKILDEEQARVIASTEKDVKARLTQIAADREVQSIAKVLGVDTTKLIEDLDLKSIAEANLPRLSNNVDQVWQLISWIA from the coding sequence ATGAGTACTGTACCGTTAAAGCAGGGTGATACCTTAGTTAAGCTGGCTAACGATATATTGGATGATTACAGGGCTTGGCGAGAGTTTGCCCAGATAAACAAAATAGATATATTTGATGACCTGCCCATTGGGGAAAATATACGAATCCCTGACAGAGAAGAGCTTAAGAAGATTTTAGATGAAGAGCAGGCTAGGGTAATTGCCAGCACTGAGAAAGATGTTAAGGCACGCCTTACCCAGATTGCAGCCGACAGGGAAGTGCAAAGCATTGCCAAAGTGTTAGGCGTTGACACCACCAAGTTAATAGAAGACTTAGACCTGAAATCAATTGCAGAAGCAAACCTGCCCCGCCTGTCAAACAATGTTGACCAGGTGTGGCAGTTAATCTCATGGATTGCATAG
- a CDS encoding baseplate J/gp47 family protein → MTDISTTLKSIILDERDEETILQQAQLRVFNASSGQLDDFTENSPVAALLQGQAFAASELLYKVNQLPIAVIIDFLKVIGVERKLGTKATATLTFTLTAPLSNTFVIPEGFEVIDITGNLSFLTDAALSIPPGLISGSVTATAEANGSAYNLASYTLVGIPNPLTFLAAVTNAEGSNGGSDPETDEEVISRGITELRVRSPISAPDFEFIAEGVLGAGSRCIAIGLLGANKFTRQLGAVHLFLLNPDGTPANSAQLIKVQEAFANRIALGSSLYVSPVELLTISGDLVARLAPGRDPDETADELWEAFTTYLDPTQYPSDQDIVLNEVEFALRATGAIKDIQTLDLNGQPLNVPLPNQYTLPVGFSLNMSLINEEGIIFEILRGAGEPE, encoded by the coding sequence ATGACAGATATATCCACTACGCTTAAATCAATAATCCTAGATGAGAGGGATGAGGAAACTATTCTGCAACAAGCCCAGTTGCGGGTGTTTAACGCCTCAAGTGGGCAGTTAGACGATTTCACAGAGAATAGCCCGGTAGCTGCACTGTTGCAGGGTCAAGCCTTTGCTGCTAGTGAGCTACTATACAAAGTCAATCAGTTGCCGATCGCAGTAATCATTGATTTCCTCAAAGTAATCGGCGTAGAGCGTAAACTAGGCACTAAGGCTACGGCTACCCTCACATTTACACTCACTGCACCCCTCAGCAATACCTTTGTAATACCTGAAGGTTTTGAAGTTATTGACATTACTGGTAATTTGTCGTTTCTAACTGATGCAGCCTTATCAATCCCTCCTGGCTTAATTAGTGGCTCGGTCACAGCAACCGCTGAGGCTAACGGTTCAGCATACAACCTCGCATCCTATACCTTGGTTGGCATCCCAAATCCCTTAACATTCCTTGCAGCAGTTACCAATGCAGAAGGTAGTAACGGGGGAAGCGACCCTGAGACTGATGAGGAAGTAATTAGCCGTGGCATTACAGAGTTGCGTGTGCGATCGCCTATCTCAGCCCCAGACTTTGAGTTTATTGCTGAGGGCGTGTTGGGCGCTGGGTCACGCTGCATTGCGATTGGTTTACTTGGTGCAAACAAGTTTACACGGCAACTTGGCGCAGTACACCTTTTCCTGCTGAATCCAGATGGCACACCAGCAAACTCTGCACAGTTGATTAAAGTGCAAGAAGCTTTTGCTAACCGCATTGCACTTGGTAGTTCATTGTATGTCTCTCCTGTAGAACTACTAACCATATCTGGTGATTTGGTAGCTAGGTTAGCGCCGGGGCGTGACCCAGACGAAACAGCAGATGAACTCTGGGAAGCTTTCACAACATACCTAGACCCCACCCAATACCCCAGCGATCAAGACATCGTGTTAAATGAGGTAGAGTTTGCCTTGCGCGCCACAGGTGCAATTAAAGATATCCAAACTCTAGACCTTAATGGTCAACCCTTGAACGTTCCCCTGCCTAACCAATACACATTACCTGTGGGGTTTAGCCTAAACATGAGCCTGATTAATGAGGAAGGCATCATCTTTGAGATACTGCGAGGTGCAGGGGAGCCGGAATAA
- a CDS encoding GPW/gp25 family protein yields MVASDADLYRGHILSWLLTEKGERIMRPRYGLKDYLFTAVPDLDVITAEMTAGLTEYIPECQFTLQGTINDLGETVITVFWSYLGEDQLALNVTF; encoded by the coding sequence GTGGTAGCGTCCGATGCAGATTTGTACCGTGGGCATATCCTGTCATGGCTGTTAACAGAAAAAGGCGAAAGAATTATGCGCCCCAGGTATGGTTTAAAAGACTATCTGTTCACAGCAGTGCCTGATTTAGATGTTATTACGGCTGAGATGACCGCCGGGCTTACTGAGTACATACCTGAGTGCCAGTTCACCCTGCAAGGCACAATCAACGACTTGGGTGAAACAGTAATAACAGTCTTCTGGAGTTATCTGGGTGAAGACCAGTTAGCACTTAACGTTACTTTCTAG
- a CDS encoding HK97 gp10 family phage protein encodes MVSNMITSKITFRGRIFERDISNKIVTQAIDNTSDWAQNRIRAATPVRSGRMRAGWTVTPQRRELFITNNVPYADIVSRRVGLYGKSIPLAEQRLRNELRRLYVTL; translated from the coding sequence TTGGTAAGCAACATGATTACTTCTAAAATCACGTTCAGGGGTAGAATCTTTGAGCGTGATATTAGCAATAAGATAGTCACGCAAGCCATCGATAACACCTCAGACTGGGCGCAGAATAGAATCCGCGCGGCTACTCCTGTAAGGTCTGGTAGGATGCGTGCCGGCTGGACTGTTACGCCACAGCGCCGTGAACTGTTTATCACTAATAACGTACCTTACGCTGACATAGTGTCGCGCCGCGTCGGGCTTTATGGTAAATCCATCCCACTAGCCGAGCAACGATTAAGGAATGAATTAAGGCGGTTATATGTCACTCTATGA
- a CDS encoding phage tail protein, with translation MHTKQSWETGRPIFSRLPDVYQENSVADWLTVYFDEFLVGTKALVYDLPNQFNPYTCDTRWLDYIAPLYGFSTLYWDRGWPETSKRQLLAGAYTTVWPNRGTRVALSYILSSLLIEHTIWEGSTFILGSSQLGIGTLGSGAWKYKILLPRRYAFGGYEFRLTQKIDRLFGNLWCESEVIYYDQLT, from the coding sequence ATGCACACCAAGCAATCCTGGGAAACAGGCAGACCAATATTCAGTAGGCTCCCAGATGTCTACCAGGAGAATAGCGTAGCTGATTGGCTAACAGTCTACTTCGATGAGTTTTTAGTTGGTACTAAAGCTCTAGTATATGACCTGCCAAATCAGTTTAATCCTTACACCTGCGACACGCGCTGGCTGGATTACATTGCACCCCTATATGGATTCTCCACTCTGTACTGGGATAGGGGATGGCCAGAGACAAGCAAAAGACAACTATTGGCTGGAGCCTACACTACTGTCTGGCCAAACCGAGGCACGCGCGTAGCACTCAGTTACATTCTCAGTTCGCTGTTGATTGAGCATACTATCTGGGAGGGTTCAACCTTTATCCTCGGTTCGAGCCAACTAGGCATCGGTACGCTAGGCAGTGGTGCATGGAAGTATAAAATCCTGTTGCCGCGCCGCTATGCCTTTGGGGGCTACGAATTTAGACTCACACAGAAGATTGATAGGCTCTTCGGCAATCTCTGGTGTGAATCAGAAGTTATTTACTACGACCAACTAACCTGA
- a CDS encoding phage major capsid protein, giving the protein MATIISPVDALELLVQEEVASTPLEMYPMLDRLRAAGNLRVARQRQIKWNINAAGATATGEATTASVSAYSADTYVPATLAIGENRIRHSFSIQKELIAEAATAGKGALRDLFAADIRSGVRICLESLQTNIYTGTGLPTNGGVVGLDNVVTATSYANISGTTYTNWTCFRSANGGTNRALALNLLTGMEVGIYGKGGNFTAIYTTPAIVATYKALFAAQANIQPAAIPSMTADLGYTGVAYAGRPIIQDPYAPANRLYWVDERDIFLYTYGQSNSQNQQGMQFCIEQLPSDNPDALRYAIYVKPQLQVFNRGKNVAQLGDIT; this is encoded by the coding sequence ATGGCAACGATTATTTCTCCTGTTGATGCTTTAGAACTACTCGTACAAGAGGAGGTAGCATCAACTCCTTTAGAGATGTACCCAATGCTCGACCGGCTCCGTGCCGCAGGCAATTTAAGGGTCGCCCGTCAACGTCAAATTAAATGGAATATTAACGCTGCTGGTGCAACCGCAACAGGTGAAGCCACTACAGCATCAGTTTCCGCGTATAGTGCTGATACCTATGTTCCCGCAACATTAGCGATCGGAGAAAATAGAATCCGCCACTCCTTTAGCATTCAGAAGGAATTGATCGCTGAAGCTGCTACCGCTGGTAAAGGGGCTTTACGCGATTTGTTTGCTGCTGATATTAGAAGCGGTGTGCGTATCTGCTTGGAGTCACTACAGACCAACATTTATACAGGTACTGGGTTACCCACAAATGGTGGTGTAGTGGGCTTAGACAACGTTGTTACTGCAACCAGTTATGCAAACATTAGTGGTACTACCTACACCAACTGGACTTGCTTCCGCAGTGCAAACGGTGGTACTAATCGCGCACTAGCCCTTAACCTGTTAACAGGTATGGAGGTAGGTATATATGGTAAAGGCGGAAACTTTACCGCAATTTACACTACACCAGCTATTGTAGCCACCTACAAGGCTCTGTTCGCTGCTCAAGCTAACATTCAGCCAGCAGCCATCCCCAGCATGACAGCTGACCTAGGTTACACAGGTGTTGCTTACGCAGGTAGACCTATCATCCAAGATCCATACGCTCCGGCTAACCGTCTGTATTGGGTTGATGAGCGAGATATCTTCTTATATACCTACGGTCAGAGCAACTCTCAGAATCAGCAAGGAATGCAATTCTGTATTGAGCAGTTACCCAGCGATAACCCAGACGCTTTGAGATATGCAATTTACGTTAAGCCTCAGTTGCAGGTGTTCAATCGAGGCAAGAATGTTGCACAACTAGGGGATATTACCTAA
- a CDS encoding phosphodiester glycosidase family protein: MWIKKILLLSILSITINLLFACKEDTANSSTKGAKTCPGENPQFSLEFFKTNNQGQKSTKGINHVIIFNPKSPKLDFKVNVGLSHKLYAKNQQGNFIRNYVPKQFNEIISDRNSLLNGQRPLVAINADYIGTDDKPQGLNISRGVEYSGAFKNRRSSFGISGGKPQERIATIQAGRRSNNLLNYNLVGGNGRFYRQGKFKDICQDLGELACKEATNRSMVATTSKGYVILLVNDIKANSAIESSQINQELMPDMFDDVLSGIARNNCLGKIQEGMLFDGGGSPGLYYNGKIYVENGGAIGSVFLIYKIAN; the protein is encoded by the coding sequence ATGTGGATTAAAAAAATATTACTCTTATCTATATTGAGCATTACCATCAATTTGTTATTTGCTTGTAAAGAAGATACAGCCAATTCATCAACCAAAGGTGCAAAAACTTGCCCTGGTGAAAATCCTCAATTCAGCCTGGAATTTTTTAAAACTAATAATCAAGGGCAGAAATCCACCAAGGGTATTAATCATGTGATTATTTTTAATCCTAAATCACCCAAGTTAGATTTCAAGGTGAATGTGGGTTTATCTCACAAGCTTTATGCAAAAAATCAACAGGGGAACTTTATCAGAAATTATGTACCAAAGCAATTTAATGAAATTATTAGCGATCGCAATTCCCTGTTAAATGGACAAAGACCGCTAGTAGCGATTAATGCCGACTATATCGGCACTGATGATAAACCACAAGGCTTAAATATTTCTCGTGGTGTGGAGTATTCAGGAGCGTTTAAAAATAGACGTTCTTCCTTTGGTATTTCTGGAGGTAAACCACAAGAGCGAATCGCTACAATTCAGGCAGGGAGAAGAAGTAATAATCTTTTGAATTACAATTTAGTGGGTGGAAATGGCAGATTTTATCGCCAAGGTAAGTTTAAAGATATTTGTCAAGATTTAGGAGAACTTGCTTGTAAAGAAGCAACTAATCGCTCTATGGTGGCGACGACTAGTAAAGGTTATGTAATTTTATTAGTGAATGATATCAAAGCTAATTCAGCTATTGAATCTTCTCAAATTAATCAAGAATTAATGCCAGATATGTTTGATGATGTTTTATCTGGTATTGCCCGGAATAATTGTTTAGGTAAAATTCAAGAAGGAATGTTATTTGATGGAGGTGGGTCGCCTGGATTATATTACAACGGTAAAATTTATGTCGAAAATGGCGGTGCAATTGGTTCGGTGTTTTTGATTTACAAAATAGCTAATTAA
- a CDS encoding ribbon-helix-helix protein, CopG family: MWRTEGVPVDWPELKKRRNLILTDTCWELLQKEAEQQGISRSEFIERAVRGLIDWSGRA, translated from the coding sequence ATGTGGAGAACCGAAGGTGTACCAGTTGATTGGCCAGAACTTAAAAAGCGCCGCAACCTCATCCTTACAGATACTTGCTGGGAGTTACTACAAAAGGAGGCGGAACAGCAAGGTATATCCAGGAGTGAGTTTATTGAGCGCGCCGTAAGGGGACTAATTGATTGGAGTGGTAGGGCATAA
- a CDS encoding phage tail protein yields MTRTVYQNGDVLTAEAVNAIGFPIPDGEDFIGRGPKVIDDYLDDAPTQIKSRFYGFYDRLRVSHNAGLTLNYIGGSVLLSTGVVVAITAGTITVPNNATSYIFVNSAGAIATAPTLPNESFPMAVVTTAGGTLSGSVVDLRDKLIDRVQPSTVPSSIQTGMGMEWWGSTLPSGGWLWQDGTEYDIATYPALDAVLGPTFRTTAGKFRVPDRRGRVGVGAGTGTGLTARTVGQTLGAETHQLNTTEMPTHGHGVSGDSHTHGITDNGHGHTPVDPGHLHSIYANTIDGDFNARGETDAFLSKNGVGITGEDTGAKGYITANASGNQLVGTSTTGITIATARTNIAINAASTGITISSQGGGAAHNNMQPSIVCNYVIKT; encoded by the coding sequence ATGACACGCACGGTATATCAAAATGGGGATGTACTCACCGCCGAAGCAGTTAACGCTATTGGCTTCCCCATTCCAGATGGTGAGGATTTCATTGGGCGCGGGCCAAAGGTAATTGATGATTACCTAGATGATGCCCCCACACAAATAAAAAGTAGATTCTATGGTTTCTACGATCGGTTAAGGGTTAGTCACAATGCAGGACTAACCCTTAATTATATAGGAGGATCTGTACTGCTCTCTACAGGTGTAGTAGTTGCCATCACGGCAGGAACTATTACAGTACCAAATAATGCCACTAGCTACATCTTCGTTAATAGTGCCGGGGCGATCGCAACCGCACCTACGCTACCAAATGAGTCTTTCCCAATGGCGGTGGTAACTACGGCAGGTGGCACGTTAAGTGGTTCAGTTGTGGATTTGCGAGATAAATTAATAGACCGCGTGCAGCCCTCAACCGTACCTTCTTCAATCCAAACTGGCATGGGTATGGAATGGTGGGGGTCTACACTGCCCTCTGGTGGGTGGCTATGGCAGGACGGTACAGAATACGACATTGCTACATATCCAGCCTTAGATGCTGTGCTAGGCCCCACATTTCGTACAACTGCAGGTAAGTTCCGCGTACCTGATAGGCGGGGGCGCGTGGGTGTAGGTGCAGGCACTGGCACTGGTTTAACAGCACGTACTGTAGGACAGACTCTCGGCGCTGAGACACACCAACTCAACACCACTGAGATGCCCACACACGGACATGGTGTAAGTGGAGATTCACACACCCACGGCATCACTGATAATGGTCACGGTCACACACCTGTAGACCCAGGACACTTGCACAGCATTTATGCAAACACCATAGACGGCGATTTCAATGCCAGAGGTGAGACAGATGCTTTCCTTAGCAAGAATGGCGTAGGTATCACAGGGGAGGATACAGGAGCTAAAGGGTATATCACAGCCAACGCATCTGGTAATCAGTTGGTTGGTACTTCCACTACAGGCATTACCATAGCCACCGCGCGCACCAATATAGCTATTAATGCAGCCAGCACTGGCATCACAATCAGTTCACAAGGTGGAGGCGCGGCGCACAACAACATGCAGCCCAGTATTGTTTGCAATTACGTAATTAAGACATAA
- a CDS encoding peptidoglycan DD-metalloendopeptidase family protein produces MTSPNLLAPYLKVTVGAIGSLQSETFMIGDGKLVSATVQLGEGTLQSNCSFTVRDPDKRLLDKFLAYIESVDGLDQLTEPAPRISDISTTVNTNPESHVGKPELETQPGQVIYANAQASTYGYGESTQGGQIGAYGDRIQWNGLFAAMVDTKYKYASMRVTNLTTGKSIVVKVVDRGPFAVVNGRAARPLREHPTRKIDLTPGAWSALTNGAAPGIINVKIEWIQPGTIAASPNQPSKEQVDAAIATEQKKESTQSQPTIPVPEKAPANPSTRTLVGSQITIEAGYDGQTIAAWSFIHNGLRYSLFDPDLLEFSGQAATWVMTRRLKNTVYQKMTFKKLATKIAAAYGITVVMSEEGPYYEYFPQRGQNDYELLLAEARRIGYRVHTKGAKLYIEPREKSSVVNPDTFVLEYGVNMGLSFDITHQAESDTKGGARSSDPGNRTTTGIVKFEIDPDTGKVKQTKKESDAGLGNDTTAIISGNALPTPKPRTDGTTANVDSQRRENEKRIKGIKANASFPTTPEALLITPDTALQTKGISVTADRYWVVDSVELQYKEGGFTTNLNLYSPLRNKYPSSDINTPTQSTSPPPPQSPATPFDANAPKFVRPTTGPITSLHRTENPKRPNHRGIDYGASAGTPVVAAASGTVSNVVTGCKVGDGACGGGYGNIVYLNHGNGWETRYAHLTTVTVANGATINQGQQVGTVGNTGRSRGAHLHFETRKDGNDLNPRKYIPE; encoded by the coding sequence ATGACTAGCCCCAATCTCTTAGCACCATACCTAAAGGTTACTGTCGGCGCGATCGGTAGCCTACAGTCTGAAACCTTTATGATTGGGGATGGTAAGCTGGTTTCCGCCACCGTCCAGTTAGGCGAGGGTACACTACAGAGTAACTGTTCATTCACGGTACGTGACCCTGATAAGAGATTGTTGGACAAGTTTCTGGCATATATTGAGTCAGTAGATGGGTTAGATCAGTTAACCGAACCAGCACCAAGAATCAGTGATATATCCACCACAGTAAACACCAACCCTGAAAGCCACGTTGGTAAGCCTGAATTAGAGACTCAGCCTGGACAGGTTATTTATGCAAACGCACAGGCATCTACTTACGGCTATGGGGAGTCAACCCAAGGTGGGCAAATAGGGGCATACGGCGACCGCATACAGTGGAATGGCTTGTTTGCTGCTATGGTTGACACCAAGTACAAGTATGCCTCTATGCGTGTCACTAATCTCACTACGGGTAAATCTATTGTGGTGAAGGTTGTTGACCGTGGCCCTTTTGCTGTGGTTAACGGTAGGGCAGCAAGACCCCTTAGAGAACACCCCACGCGGAAGATTGACCTCACACCGGGGGCGTGGAGTGCATTAACTAATGGTGCAGCCCCTGGCATTATTAACGTGAAAATTGAGTGGATACAGCCAGGAACTATCGCTGCCAGCCCAAATCAACCAAGCAAGGAACAAGTTGATGCTGCGATCGCCACTGAACAGAAGAAAGAATCTACTCAGTCTCAGCCTACAATTCCTGTACCTGAGAAAGCCCCAGCCAACCCAAGCACTAGAACCTTAGTAGGCTCACAGATAACCATCGAGGCAGGCTATGACGGGCAAACTATCGCTGCGTGGAGTTTCATACACAACGGGCTGAGATATTCCTTGTTTGACCCAGATTTACTAGAGTTTAGTGGTCAGGCTGCAACTTGGGTCATGACCCGCAGACTGAAGAATACAGTTTACCAAAAGATGACGTTTAAGAAGCTGGCAACTAAGATTGCAGCAGCTTACGGCATTACAGTAGTGATGAGTGAGGAAGGCCCATACTATGAGTACTTCCCCCAGCGCGGGCAGAATGACTATGAATTACTGCTTGCTGAGGCACGGCGTATTGGATACCGGGTACACACCAAGGGCGCGAAACTATATATTGAACCTAGAGAGAAAAGTAGTGTAGTTAACCCAGACACCTTTGTATTGGAATATGGTGTCAACATGGGTTTAAGCTTTGACATAACCCACCAAGCTGAGTCAGATACTAAAGGCGGGGCGCGATCGTCAGACCCCGGCAACCGCACCACAACTGGAATAGTTAAGTTTGAAATTGACCCAGATACTGGCAAGGTAAAGCAAACTAAGAAAGAGTCTGACGCTGGCCTAGGAAACGACACAACAGCCATTATTTCTGGTAATGCCTTACCTACACCCAAGCCACGTACTGATGGCACTACAGCCAACGTAGACAGTCAGCGGCGCGAGAATGAGAAGCGTATTAAAGGTATTAAGGCTAATGCCAGTTTCCCCACTACACCTGAAGCGTTGCTAATAACTCCAGACACTGCCCTGCAAACTAAGGGTATATCAGTCACTGCCGATCGCTATTGGGTAGTTGATTCGGTGGAGCTTCAATATAAGGAAGGCGGATTCACTACTAATTTGAATCTATATTCTCCATTACGCAACAAATACCCAAGCTCAGATATTAATACACCAACACAGTCTACTTCGCCGCCACCGCCACAATCACCAGCCACACCGTTTGATGCCAATGCACCTAAGTTTGTTAGACCTACGACTGGCCCAATAACATCACTACACCGCACCGAGAATCCCAAACGACCTAACCACAGAGGGATAGACTATGGTGCATCAGCAGGCACGCCAGTAGTGGCAGCAGCCAGTGGCACTGTATCTAATGTAGTTACAGGATGTAAGGTTGGTGATGGGGCTTGTGGAGGTGGATATGGAAACATTGTCTATCTCAACCACGGCAATGGCTGGGAGACTCGCTATGCCCACCTAACTACTGTCACCGTTGCTAATGGTGCAACTATCAACCAGGGGCAGCAGGTAGGTACTGTAGGCAATACAGGCCGTTCCCGTGGAGCACACCTCCACTTCGAGACACGCAAAGATGGTAATGATCTGAATCCCCGCAAATATATCCCTGAATAA
- a CDS encoding phage baseplate assembly protein V codes for MSIFEILARSERANQFAIDQQGRSPYPTLGIVVENNDPEGRRRIKVALPSNPQVQSDWIRRLTPFPQFDPPLPEIGQTVLVFYADGLETNGYYLQLVNDTNPALAKDSALNDHATAVNGTRTTTIGGDDTTTVSGSSTLQASEDISNECDGDFSVDAGQDILMEGLRDLKLIASRYLRIQVSPSNYIELSFDGTNRVGGAWTINLSGSSINFINASSSAITINGKAVAVVGAAVSGGGTVVTSGY; via the coding sequence ATGAGCATATTTGAAATCCTGGCAAGAAGTGAGCGCGCCAATCAGTTTGCTATTGATCAGCAAGGGCGATCGCCTTACCCTACTCTGGGCATAGTGGTTGAGAACAATGATCCAGAAGGCAGACGTAGGATTAAGGTAGCATTACCCAGCAATCCGCAGGTGCAGAGTGACTGGATACGCAGGCTCACCCCATTCCCCCAGTTCGATCCACCACTGCCTGAAATCGGGCAAACAGTGTTAGTCTTCTACGCTGACGGTCTAGAAACCAACGGATACTACCTGCAATTAGTTAATGATACTAACCCCGCATTAGCTAAGGATAGTGCCTTAAATGACCACGCAACAGCCGTTAATGGCACGCGTACTACCACTATTGGCGGTGATGACACCACTACGGTAAGTGGTTCCTCTACACTACAAGCTTCTGAAGACATCAGCAATGAATGTGATGGAGACTTTAGTGTAGACGCAGGTCAAGACATATTAATGGAAGGCTTACGGGACTTGAAGCTAATAGCCTCACGTTACCTAAGAATACAAGTTTCTCCCAGCAACTATATTGAGTTGTCCTTTGATGGCACAAATCGCGTTGGCGGGGCATGGACAATCAATTTATCTGGTTCATCCATTAACTTCATAAATGCCTCCAGCAGTGCCATAACCATAAATGGTAAAGCCGTGGCTGTTGTAGGTGCTGCTGTAAGCGGCGGTGGCACAGTGGTGACAAGCGGTTACTAA